Proteins encoded together in one Variovorax paradoxus window:
- a CDS encoding biotin--[acetyl-CoA-carboxylase] ligase yields the protein MSTTAEWFEDRIAAAVAPLLPGFAVEAVAEIDSTNTELMRRARAGRAEPVLLVAERQTAGRGRLGRPWQSAQQGEQQNAASLTFSLGLPLAPRDWSGLSLAVGVSVAESLDPSGDAKVALKWPNDLWVNDRKLAGILIETATPHAGRADAAGPPRYLVIGIGINIGPREAEGMRTPPAWLRQWRPDATGPEVLAELAAPLVRSVQAFEAQGFAPFAERFAARDALRGREVQLSDGSFGTCEGVAWGGELQVRTAGGLQMVSSDEVSVRPRGMAF from the coding sequence ATGAGCACCACGGCCGAATGGTTCGAAGACCGGATTGCCGCGGCAGTGGCGCCGCTGCTGCCCGGGTTTGCGGTCGAGGCCGTGGCCGAGATCGACTCGACCAACACCGAGCTCATGCGCCGCGCGCGCGCCGGCCGCGCCGAGCCGGTGCTGCTGGTGGCCGAGCGCCAGACAGCCGGGCGCGGCCGCCTTGGCCGGCCGTGGCAAAGCGCGCAGCAGGGCGAGCAGCAAAACGCCGCCTCGCTCACCTTTTCGCTGGGCCTGCCGCTCGCGCCGCGCGACTGGTCGGGGCTCTCGCTGGCCGTGGGCGTCAGCGTGGCGGAAAGCCTCGATCCGTCCGGCGATGCGAAGGTGGCGCTCAAGTGGCCCAACGACCTGTGGGTGAACGACCGCAAGCTGGCCGGCATCCTGATCGAAACCGCAACGCCGCATGCGGGCCGCGCCGATGCGGCGGGCCCGCCGCGCTACCTGGTGATCGGCATCGGCATCAACATCGGCCCGCGCGAAGCCGAGGGCATGCGCACGCCGCCCGCGTGGCTGCGCCAATGGCGCCCTGACGCCACCGGGCCCGAGGTGCTTGCCGAACTTGCCGCGCCGCTGGTGCGCAGCGTGCAGGCCTTCGAGGCGCAAGGCTTCGCGCCCTTTGCCGAACGCTTTGCCGCGCGCGACGCATTGCGCGGGCGCGAGGTCCAGCTCAGCGACGGCAGCTTCGGCACGTGCGAAGGCGTGGCCTGGGGCGGCGAACTGCAGGTGCGCACGGCCGGGGGCTTGCAGATGGTCTCGAGCGACGAAGTCAGCGTGCGCCCTCGCGGCATGGCTTTTTGA
- a CDS encoding response regulator, whose translation MRILIAEDDQVLADALLRSLRTSGAAVDHVANGSQADTALMTHSEFDLLILDLGLPSLHGIEILKRLRARGSQLPVLVLTAADSVEERVKGLDHGADDYMAKPFSLQELEARVRALTRRGMGATSNTIRHGPLVYDQAGRVATIDGKMVELSARELGLLEVLLQRAGRLVSKDQLVERLCEWGEEVSLNAIEVYIHRLRKKIEKGPVRIATVRGLGYCLEKIQQ comes from the coding sequence ATGCGGATTCTGATTGCCGAAGACGACCAGGTGCTGGCCGATGCCCTGCTGCGCAGCCTGCGCACCTCGGGCGCGGCGGTCGACCACGTGGCGAACGGCTCGCAGGCCGACACCGCGCTCATGACGCACAGCGAGTTCGATTTGCTGATTCTCGATCTCGGGCTGCCCAGCCTGCACGGCATCGAAATTCTCAAGCGCCTGCGCGCGCGCGGTTCGCAGCTGCCCGTGCTGGTGCTCACCGCGGCCGACAGCGTGGAAGAACGCGTCAAGGGCCTGGACCACGGCGCCGACGACTACATGGCCAAGCCCTTCAGCCTGCAGGAGCTCGAAGCGCGCGTGCGGGCACTCACGCGTCGCGGCATGGGCGCCACCAGCAACACCATCCGGCATGGCCCGCTGGTGTACGACCAGGCCGGCCGGGTGGCCACCATCGACGGCAAGATGGTCGAGCTCTCGGCGCGCGAACTCGGGCTGCTCGAGGTGCTGCTGCAGCGCGCCGGCCGCCTGGTCAGCAAGGACCAGCTGGTGGAGCGCCTCTGCGAATGGGGCGAGGAAGTGAGCCTGAACGCCATCGAGGTCTACATCCACCGCCTGCGCAAGAAGATCGAAAAGGGGCCGGTGCGCATTGCCACCGTGCGCGGCCTGGGCTATTGCCTCGAAAAAATCCAGCAATGA
- a CDS encoding MarR family winged helix-turn-helix transcriptional regulator: MAESAFPTDPDAWRQTHLGRLLGHAMRRFDERVLELMAHDVDVPLALSNLAARAQVSAAHIHITRHLAREGSRLTELAERAGMTKQAMGALVDQCEAWGLVTRGPDPLDARARRVLFTADGLAWLDAFRSAVTQAEREFRASVGNDVATVVTIGLEAYTAG; this comes from the coding sequence ATGGCTGAAAGCGCTTTTCCGACCGATCCCGATGCCTGGCGGCAAACCCACCTGGGCCGCCTGCTGGGCCATGCGATGCGCCGCTTCGACGAGCGCGTGCTCGAACTCATGGCGCACGACGTCGATGTGCCGCTGGCACTGTCGAACCTGGCCGCGCGCGCCCAGGTGAGCGCCGCGCACATCCACATCACGCGGCACCTGGCACGCGAGGGTTCTCGACTGACCGAGCTGGCCGAGCGCGCCGGCATGACCAAACAGGCGATGGGGGCGCTGGTGGACCAATGCGAGGCCTGGGGCCTGGTCACACGCGGGCCCGATCCGCTCGATGCACGGGCGCGGCGTGTGCTTTTCACCGCCGACGGGCTGGCATGGCTCGACGCCTTCCGCAGCGCCGTTACGCAGGCCGAGCGCGAGTTCCGCGCCAGCGTCGGCAACGACGTCGCCACCGTGGTAACCATCGGTCTGGAAGCGTACACAGCGGGCTAG
- a CDS encoding sporulation protein, translating into MKLRLALIVLVLANVGYWLWARGDLAGFGLMPAGITEREPQRLSRQVHPEWLQIRKDGKTGNGNTTAAP; encoded by the coding sequence ATGAAGTTGCGCCTTGCACTGATCGTTCTCGTCCTGGCCAATGTCGGCTACTGGCTGTGGGCTCGCGGCGACCTGGCCGGCTTCGGATTGATGCCGGCCGGCATCACCGAGCGAGAGCCGCAGCGCCTCTCGCGCCAGGTTCACCCCGAATGGCTGCAGATCCGCAAGGACGGCAAGACCGGCAACGGCAACACCACCGCCGCGCCCTGA
- a CDS encoding SET domain-containing protein, giving the protein MPSKSPQFAGRRIQMRRSDVHGNGVFAVDDLAEGETLIEYKGEVISWKEALRRHPHDPSQPNHTFYFHIDDGRVIDGNVNGNAARWINHSCEPNCEADEVNGRVYIKALRNIAAGEELNYDYGLIIDEPYTPKLLAEFPCWCGSENCRGTLLTPKDEDEEKKKKKKAKKKAEKKKAEKKEAKKADRKAEKKAEKKSEKKKSKKDEAGKG; this is encoded by the coding sequence ATGCCTTCCAAATCCCCACAATTCGCCGGCCGCCGCATTCAGATGCGGCGTTCGGATGTCCACGGCAACGGCGTGTTCGCGGTGGACGACCTGGCCGAAGGCGAGACGCTGATCGAATACAAGGGTGAAGTCATCAGTTGGAAAGAGGCGCTGCGCCGCCATCCGCACGACCCTTCCCAACCCAACCACACCTTCTACTTCCACATCGACGACGGCCGGGTGATCGACGGCAACGTGAACGGCAATGCCGCGCGCTGGATCAATCACTCGTGCGAGCCGAACTGCGAGGCCGACGAAGTCAACGGGCGCGTTTATATCAAGGCCCTGCGCAACATCGCTGCAGGAGAAGAGCTCAACTACGACTACGGCCTGATCATCGACGAGCCCTATACGCCCAAGCTGCTGGCCGAGTTTCCGTGCTGGTGCGGCTCCGAGAATTGCCGCGGCACGTTGCTGACGCCCAAGGACGAAGACGAAGAAAAGAAAAAGAAGAAAAAAGCCAAGAAGAAGGCCGAGAAGAAAAAGGCCGAGAAAAAAGAAGCGAAAAAGGCAGACAGGAAAGCCGAAAAAAAGGCTGAAAAGAAGTCCGAGAAAAAGAAGTCTAAAAAGGACGAGGCCGGCAAGGGCTGA
- a CDS encoding sensor histidine kinase, giving the protein MKLFQRAQRSLFGEILDWMLTPLLLLVPVSIGVTWLVAQGIANAPFDRALEYNVQTLARLVTVQQGQTEFVLPQPAREILRADDADRVYYQVLDSHGKLLSGEADVPHPNTDEPPVTGVVSLRNGEMRGKPVRVASLWLADGGDDSAPALLQVAETREKQSVLAIEIIKGVLLPQFAILPLAVLLIWLALVRGIKPLSVVEARIRERRPGDLSPLDESSVPLEVVPLVSSVNELLDKLNDSIHTQKRFLADAAHQLKTPLAGLRMQADLAQREGANADELKQSLKQIGRASVRATHTVNQLLSLARAESTGAGTGRQPCDLARLTIEVVREAVPRAIEKRIDLGYDGAEEGAPGVVLEGNATLLKELVRNLVDNAINYTPSTPERPGVITARVLADPFGHVVLLQVEDNGPGIAESDRELVFEPFYRVLGNEADGSGLGLPIVREIANQHHAQVKLEDAHPGRQPPGARFTVRFEGEELAP; this is encoded by the coding sequence TTGAAACTGTTCCAGCGCGCGCAGCGCTCACTGTTCGGCGAGATCCTCGACTGGATGCTCACGCCGCTGCTGCTGCTGGTGCCGGTGAGCATCGGCGTCACGTGGCTGGTGGCACAGGGCATTGCCAACGCGCCATTCGACCGCGCGCTCGAATACAACGTGCAGACGCTGGCGCGCCTGGTCACCGTGCAGCAGGGCCAGACGGAGTTCGTGCTGCCGCAGCCGGCGCGGGAGATCTTGCGGGCCGACGATGCCGACCGCGTCTACTACCAGGTGCTCGACAGCCACGGCAAGCTCTTGAGCGGGGAGGCCGACGTGCCGCACCCCAACACCGACGAGCCCCCGGTCACGGGCGTGGTTTCGCTTCGCAACGGCGAGATGCGCGGCAAGCCGGTGCGCGTGGCGTCGCTTTGGCTGGCCGACGGCGGCGACGACTCGGCCCCCGCGCTGCTGCAGGTGGCCGAGACGCGCGAGAAGCAGTCGGTGCTGGCCATCGAAATCATCAAGGGCGTGCTGCTGCCGCAGTTCGCGATCCTGCCGCTCGCAGTGCTGCTGATCTGGCTGGCGCTGGTGCGCGGCATCAAGCCGCTCTCGGTGGTGGAGGCGCGCATCCGCGAGCGGCGCCCCGGCGATCTGAGCCCGCTCGACGAATCGTCGGTGCCGCTCGAAGTGGTGCCGCTGGTGTCTTCGGTGAACGAACTGCTGGACAAGCTCAACGATTCCATCCACACCCAGAAGCGCTTTCTCGCCGATGCGGCGCACCAGCTCAAGACGCCGCTTGCGGGCTTGCGCATGCAGGCCGACCTGGCGCAGCGTGAAGGCGCCAACGCTGACGAGCTCAAGCAGTCGCTCAAGCAGATTGGCCGCGCCAGCGTGCGCGCGACCCACACCGTCAACCAGTTGCTATCTCTCGCCCGTGCCGAAAGCACCGGCGCGGGCACAGGCCGCCAACCCTGCGACTTGGCACGCCTCACCATCGAAGTGGTGCGCGAAGCCGTGCCGCGCGCCATCGAGAAGCGTATCGACCTCGGCTACGACGGCGCCGAGGAAGGTGCTCCCGGCGTGGTGCTCGAAGGCAACGCCACCTTGCTGAAGGAACTGGTGCGCAATCTGGTCGACAACGCCATCAACTACACGCCCTCCACCCCTGAGCGGCCAGGCGTGATCACCGCGCGCGTGCTGGCCGATCCGTTCGGGCATGTGGTGCTGCTGCAGGTGGAAGACAACGGCCCGGGCATTGCGGAATCCGATCGCGAACTGGTGTTCGAGCCCTTCTACCGCGTGCTCGGCAACGAGGCCGATGGTTCGGGGCTGGGTTTGCCGATCGTGCGGGAGATTGCCAACCAGCACCATGCGCAGGTCAAGCTCGAAGACGCACATCCGGGCCGGCAACCGCCGGGGGCGCGCTTCACGGTGCGCTTCGAGGGCGAAGAGCTGGCGCCTTGA